The Manis javanica isolate MJ-LG chromosome 4, MJ_LKY, whole genome shotgun sequence genome contains a region encoding:
- the LRRC41 gene encoding leucine-rich repeat-containing protein 41 isoform X3: MKTRPSSLESVTCWRAKFMEAFFSHVLRGTIDVSSDRRLCDQRFSPLLHSSRHVRQLTICNMLQGATELVAEPNRRVLETLASSLHTLKFRHLLFSDVAAQQSLRQLLHQLIHHGAVSQVSLYSWPVPESALFILILTMSAGFWQQGPGGPPCRLCGEASRGRAPSRDEGSLLLGSRRPRRDAAERCAAALMASRRKSEAKQSTRAAPATRVTRRSTQESLATGGTDPKRELHPPATSHEASGPKRPPSAPATTSSASASSSSTSSSKRASASSAPQPKPLKRFKRAAGKKGARTRQGSGAESEDLYDFVFIVAGEKEDGEEMEIGEVACGALDGSDLSCLGLPALEASQRFRSISTLELFTVPLSTEAALTLCHLLSSWVSLESLTLSYNGLGSNIFRLLDSLRALSGQAGCRLRALHLSDLFSPLPILELTRAIVRALPLLRVLSIRVDHPSQRDNPAVPGNAGPPSHIIGDEEIPENCLEQLEMGFPRGAQPAPLLCSVLKASGSLQQLSLDSATFASPQDFGLVLQTLKEYNLVLKRLSFHDMNLADCQSEVLFLLQNLTLQEITFSFCRLFEKRPAQFLPEMVAAMKGNSTLKGLRLPGNRLGNAGLLALADVFSEDSSSSLCQLDISSNCIKPDGLLEFAKRLERWGRGAFGHLRLFQNWLDQDAVTAREAIRRLRATCHVVSDSWDSSQAFADYVSTM, translated from the exons AGCGTGACCTGTTGGCGAGCCAAGTTTATGGAGGCTTTTTTTTCCCATGTTCTGCGTGGAACCATTGATGTGTCTTCTGACAGGCGTCTTTGTGACCAGCGTTTCTCACCTCTCCTGCACAGCTCCCGCCATGTCCGGCAGCTCACCATCTGCAATATGCTGCAGGGTGCAACTGAGCTGGTGGCTGAGCCCAACCGCAGGGTTCTGGAGACCTTGGCCAGTTCCCTGCACACCCTCAAGTTCCGCCACCTGTTGTTTTCTGATGTGGCTGCTCAGCAGTCACTTCGGCAGCTGTTGCATCAGCTTATTCACCACGGGGCTGTCAGCCAGGTGTCTTTGTACTCCTGGCCTGTGCCCGAGTCAGCCCTCTTCATCCTTATCCTCACCATGAGTGCTGGCTTCTGGCAGCAAGGCCCCGGTGGCCCACCCTGCCGCCTCTGCGGAGAGGCCTCCCGGGGCCGGGCCCCATCCCGAGATGAAGGGTCCCTTCTGCTGGGCTCACGCAGGCCTCGCCGGGATGCTGCTGAGCGATGTGCTGCAGCCCTTATGGCCTCCCGACGGAAGAGTGAAGCCAAGCAGTCGACCAGAGCTGCACCTGCCACGCGGGTAACACGCCGGAGCACACAGGAGAGTCTGGCAACAGGCGGGACAGACCCTAAGAGGGAGCTGCACCCTCCAGCCACCTCCCATGAGGCTTCTGGCCCCAAGCGGccaccctctgctccagccaccacctcctctgcctctgcctcctcttctTCCACATCCTCATCCAAACGGGCTTCAGCTAGCTCAGCCCCACAGCCTAAGCCCCTAAAGCGTTTTAAGCGAGCTGCAGGGAAGAAGGGTGCTCGCACCCGTCAAGGGTCTGGTGCAGAGTCTGAAGACCTGTATGACTTTGTTTTCATTGTGGCTGGTGAGAAGGAGGATGGGGAAGAGATGGAAATAGGGGAAGTGGCTTGTGGAGCTTTGGATGGATCAGATCTCAGCTGCCTGGGGCTTCCAGCACTGGAGGCCTCCCAGCGATTCCGCAGCATTTCCACTTTGGAGCTATTCACAGTTCCGCTTTCCACGGAGGCGGCTCTGACACTGTGCCACCTGCTGAGCTCCTGGGTATCTTTGGAGAGCCTCACACTCTCCTATAATG GCCTGGGCTCTAATATCTTCCGCCTGCTGGACAGCCTGCGGGCCCTGTCAGGCCAGGCTGGATGCCGCCTCCGTGCTCTGCATCTCAGTGACCTGTTCTCACCACTGCCCATCCTGGAGCTGACACGTGCTATTGTGCGAGCTCTGCCCCTCCTGAGGGTCCTCTCTATCCGTGTCGACCACCCCAGCCAGAGGGACAACCCTGCTGTGCCAGGGAATGCAGGACCCCCTAGCCATATAATTGGGGATGAGGAGATACCAG AAAACTGCCTGGAACAGTTGGAGATGGGATTTCCACGGGGAGCCCAGCCAGCCCCACTGCTGTGCTCTGTCCTAAAGGCCTCCGGTTCTTTGCAGCAGCTGTCCCTGGATAGTGCCACCTTTGCCTCTCCCCAGGATTTTGGACTTGTGTTGCAGACACTCAAAG AGTACAACTTAGTCCTGAAGAGGCTGAGCTTCCATGACATGAATCTTGCTGACTGTCAGAGTGAGGTGCTCTTTTTGCTACAGAATCTGACTCTTCAAG AGATTACCTTCTCCTTCTGCCGTCTGTTTGAGAAGCGCCCAGCCCAATTTCTGCCTGAGATGGTTGCTGCTATGAAGGGCAACTCCACACTGAAGGGCCTCCGGCTGCCAGGGAACCGCCTGG gAAATGCAGGCCTGCTGGCCCTGGCAGATGTTTTCTCAGAGGATTCATCCTCCTCTCTGTGTCAGCTGGACATCAG TTCCAACTGCATCAAGCCAGATGGGCTTCTGGAGTTCGCCAAGCGGCTGGAGCGCTGGGGCCGTGGAGCCTTTGGTCACCTGCGCCTCTTCCAGAACTGGCTGGACCAAGATGCAGTCACAGCCAGGGAAGCCATCCGGCGGCTCCGGGCCACCTGCCATGTGGTTAGCGACTCATGGGACTCATCCCAGGCCTTTGCAGATTATGTCAGCACCATGTGA